The following DNA comes from Mucilaginibacter jinjuensis.
AACCCGTAAGGATGCCCAGAAAAGCGCGCTCGATAAAATACTGAATACTGTGTTCACCGGTTCAACGGCCGACCTGGTGATCCAGGCATTGGGTACACACCGGGCATCGCAAAGCGAAATTGAAGCTATTAAGAACTACCTTAACCAATTTGAAAACCCTGAAAAGTAATTTTTATGGAAACGTTGTTGCATAATTTAAGTGAAGTTTTTGCGGTAAGCATTATCCATTCGTTATGGCAGTGCTTTATTATTTATCTACTGCTGCGCATTTTCCTGGCCGATATCGTCAGGCTATCATCAGCAGTAAAATATAATATCACAGTTACTGCGCTTTTTGCCGCTACCGGCTGGTTCATTTATACCTTGTTTGATGAAGCCTCGCATTATAGCTGGCAATTAACCAATCAGGCAATTACAGGTGCGCCGCAGCATTTACCGCTCATAACTACACTTAAACAAATTACCCATGCCGATGAGCGCTACGAACTAACCATCGAGCACTACCTGCCTTATATTACTACCATATATATAGCGGGCTTGCTGTTCCATTCGCTTCGTTTACTATCGGCCTGGGTGCAAATGCAACAAATAAAACAAGGCGCCGTGCCCGATAGCCAATTGCAAAAGCGGTTAAACGAGCTTTCGGCCCTGTTAAACAATAAACGCGCAGTAATTGTAAGCTATGCCGACCGTATTGATGTGCCTTGTGTTACAGGTTATTTAAAACCATTAATACTGTTGCCACTGTCGCTCTCTACCTATCTTTCGGCCAATGAGGTGGAGGCCATTTTACTGCACGAACTTGCCCATGTAAAACGTAACGATTACTTAATTAACCTGCTGCAGCAGGTGATGTCAGTGATCCTTTTCTTTAATCCTTTTGTTTTATTGATGAACCGCATTGTAAACCAGGAACGCGAAAACAGCTGCGATGACGTGGTTGTTGCCCTAACCGGCCAACCCCTGGTATATGCACAAGCGCTTTTAAAAATAGAACAAAACAATGTGCGCTACCTGCCGCTGGCCTTGGCCGCTACGGGTAAGAAATATCATTTACTTAACCGAATTGAACGTATCATGAAAACTAAAAAACCAATGGCCAACATCCGTCACGTGGTGTTAGCATTTACTATACTCATGGGTAGCATTACCAGCATAGCCTGGTTTAACCCCGCCATAGGTAATGGCAAACTGTCTGTAAAAACAACCAAATTTTCGGGCATTATTAACAGTCTGAATATACTTACCGATAGTACTAAAAAAGCGGCGAAAGCAGCACCAAAAGCTTCTGTTGCTAAAAAAAGCAACCTGCCTCCACCTCCAAAATCTGCAAAAGTTTACCATAAAGACGGCAATACCTATTACTATAGCCCCGGTATGGAAGATCCTAAACTGGAGGCTATGGGCAAGCAAATGGAAGCTTACGGCAAACAGATAGAAGCCTATTATAATAGTGCCGATTATAAAAAGCTGACAGAGCAAATGGAACAAAGCGGCAAAGACATAGAGGATTATTATAATAACCCCGGATTAAAACAGCTTGAAATAAACCAGGAAAAATTAGGTCGCGATTTTGAAGCAGCGTATGGCGACAACAGCGAAGCAGATAAATTAGGTAAGCAAATGGAGGCCATCGGCAAAAAGATGGAAACCTATTATAATAGTGCTGAGTTTAAAGAGATGGATGCCCGCTTGCGAAAGAAATACAACATCCCGCAGGATCAAAATTATTTTAACGACAGTAAAGATGATAATTATAGAAAGTACCAGGCAGAATTAAAGAAAAATATCCCTGCCGAAGTAACTGCCTATAGCGACCAAATGAGAACTTTGGGCCAACAAATGCGCGATCATTTTAACGCACCAGAGCGTAAAGCAGCGCAAGAAAAAATGCGTTTAATGGGCGATAGCATGCGTTTAGCATTTAACAACCCACAAATAAAACTGCAACAAGAACAAATGCGCAAAATGGGTGAACAAATGCGTGCCTATAATAGCAACCCCGAAATTAAAAAGCTGCAACAGCAAATGAAAGTACTGGGCGAACAAATGCGTGCTTACACCAACAGCCCCGATTTTAAAAAACGCATGGAAGAATGGAAAAAGAACATGAAAGCCATGAACTGGAATTATGATTTTAAATTCGACATGGACAATCAGATTAATGTGGACGTGCCACCTATACCCCCGGTTCCTGCTATAGATGTATTACCTTCAATCAAAATAGCTCCGGCACCGGCTCCTGTTACAGTTGTTGTACCACCAGTACCCGCAGTACCTGCAAAACCTTTTTAATTTGAAAATATGTTAATTTGAAAATATGAAGATGAACCTGTATAGTACATTATCAAATCAACAAATTAATTTTTACTAAAAATAATAGTAAAACAAATCCCTTTCCTTCAATATTGATTTTGTAATTTAGTATCCTCACAACGGGGATACTTTTTTATGCTTAAACAGCTCAGTATAAATAATTACGCTTTAATTGATAACCTGCAGATTGGTTTTGACAAGGGCTTAAACATCCTAACCGGCGAAACCGGAGCAGGTAAATCCATCATCCTGGGTGCGTTGTCGCTCATTCTGGGTCAGCGGGCCGAAAGCCGATACTTCTTCAATCAGCAAAAAAAATGTGTGATAGAAGGCCAGTTTGCTATTGGCGGATTCTTGCACCTCAAAAGCTTCTTTGAAGAAAATGACCTGGATTACGATGATGAAACCATCCTACGCCGCGAAATTTCGGCAGATGGTAAATCGCGAGCTTTTATTAATGACAGCCCGGTAAATCTTACGTTGCTAAAACAGGTTGGCGAGAAACTGATCGACATCCATTCGCAGCATGCAACTGCGGAAATTAATGATCCGATATTTCAATTACTGGTAGTTGATTCGGTTGCCAAACACGAAGCGTTGCTGGGTGATTATCAAACCAAATATCGTCAGTACAAAAAAGCCAATACCCAATTACAACAACTGATTGCTGAAAGCGACAAAGCCAAAGCTGACCTGGATTATTACCAGTTTCAGTTTGATGAGCTGGAAAAAGCTAACCTTGATGCTGATGAGCAAGAGCCCTTGGAGCAGGAACTGTACACGCTTAACAACGCCGAAGAAATAAAACGCAATTTATTAGGCGCTAATTACCTGATGCAGGATGGCGAAAGCGCTGCATTGTTACAGTTGAAGGAAGCCGCCCAGCAATTAGGTGCGCTCGAGAAATTTAATTCGGCAATAGGTGAGTTGAAAGAAAGGCTGAACAGCGTGATCATTGAGCTGAAAGATATTTCGGCAGAAACAGATCTGCTGGAGCAGCATACCCAAACCAACGAAGCCCGCGCCGAGGAGGTGAACACCCGCCTAAGCATGATTTATAACCTGCAAAAAAAGCACCGCGTAAATACTAATGCCGAACTGCTGCAGTTGCAAAACGAGCTTTCGGAGAAAATACAGCAGGCTTTATTTAGCGATGATGCCATCGATAAACTGCAAAAAGAAATAACTGAACAAAAACAGGAGTTGGAAGAACTGGCTACCCAGTTATCTACCCACCGTGTAACAGCTATCCCAGATATTGAAAAACAGGTAATGCAAACCCTGGCCGAAATGGGCATGGGTAATGCCGTATTGAGCATTGAGCATAAAACATTAACCGAATTAAGCAATACAGGTACCGACCAGATCCGTTTTATGTTTACGGCGAATAAAGGTCATGCTTTATCCGAAATGAGTAAGGTAGCATCTGGGGGTGAGTTATCAAGGTTGATGCTCAGCATTAAATCGCTGATAGCACGCTACACCGCCTTGCCGACTATCATTTTTGATGAGATCGACACAGGTGTATCTGGCGAGGTGGCCAACAAAGTAGGTCAAATTATGGAACAACTGGCGCAAAATTTACAGGTAATAACTATTACTCACTTGCCGCAAATTGCCAGCAAAGGCAGCAGCCACTACTTTGTTTACAAAGATGACGAAGCCGACGTTACCAAAACCCGCATTAAACAACTAACCGAGCAGGAGCGCATAACCGAAATTGCCAAAATGCTAAGCGGCGATAAACCTGGTGAAAGTGCATTGCAAAATGCGAGGGAATTGTTGAATATTTAAGATGCTATGAAAACTATTTTAGTATTTGTTTTACTGCTGTTTATCCTATCTGCATGTCATGCACAATTTATTCCTCCTTATAAACCTAAGTATAAAATTGTAAAGCAGGACACAATTAACATCAGGGGCATTGTATTAGATATACTAAATAATCCTGTTACTGAATTACAAATCAGATCGAAGAATAAGCACTATTTCTATGAAGGCCTTAATCCATATACTTATACAGACAAACAAGGCAGATTTGAATTGCGTGGGGCGCTGATTAACGATACACTCGATTGCTTTCGGCTTAAGAAGATGAGTGTTATTAATAATGGTAGTCGTTATTTAGAAATTCATCTCCCTTTACTAACAACTGATACCAGTAGAAAACCGTCGGCGGAGGTAACTGCCAAAAGAGTAAAAAAACGAACAATTCCGACATTCAATGTGATCACCAACTCGGATATATCTGACTACTATGGAGTAGCGGGAGATATGATCGTGAATTCAGATCAACTTGTAGATTATCCTAAATATCTTGACAGCATTAAATTATTAGTTCACTATCCGGAGAAAGCCATTAAAAACAACATCGAAGGCACCGTAATCATCGGATTTGATATATTAAAAGATGAGCAATTCGACAATTTTAAAATCATCCGTGGAATAGGATATGATTGCGATGAAGCAGTAATTACCGCCATTAAAAACGGACCTAAACGGCACCCCGGAATTAATAATGGACGCCCCGTCAAATCCCAGTCTTCGGTAACTATCAATTTTAAATTAACTGATAAATAGACTTAATAGCGTTATGAAATATATTATCCTGATATTTTCATTGTTAATTATATCCCATATCAGCAAAGCTCAAAAGGTTATAAAGACTATTAAAAAAGATACTATTAATATTACAGGTTATGTTCTGAAATATGATGGCACATCTGCGGCACGAGGTATATATATTACATCGCGAAATAAAGATCTTACTTACGATACATATAACCAGGTGGCGATGACCGATGAAGATGGATGCTTTACACTTAATGGTGCACGTTTAAACGATACTTTAGCACTACAATCAGCCACTTATAATTTAAAAATGCCAAACAGGGGTGCACGCTATATGGTAATAACGCTGCCTCCTGAACCAAAGGTTACAATTGCTGATACCATTAAAGTAACCGCTGTCAGAAAATATAAACCTAAAACGCCTTCATTCAAGATCATTGAATATCAATTTGACTGTATACTTCCGTTCGCTAATCAACAACCGGAATTTCCCGGAGGTGTTAAAAACTTCGTGAAATTTATCAATTCTAAAATTACGTACCCACAAAAAGCTATTGATAAAAACATTGAAGGCAATGTTGAAATTGGCTTTACCATAGAACGAGATGGCTCATTAATTGATTTAAAAGTTTTACGCGGAATTGGTTATGGATGCGACGAAGAGGTTTTAAATGCAGTTAAAACAAGCCCCAGATGGAAACCAGGATTCTCAAACGGAAGGCCCTTAAGAATGCAAAGTTCGGTAAATGTTGAATTTATTTTGACTGATAAATAAACACAATTGCGCGCGTTTGCAACTAAACCCGGTTGAAGCGGATACCGGCCATGTGATTAAGGCCTGCGCAGTATGAGCGGAAAACGGGGCTATAGTAACCGATGAGCAGTGTCTACCCGTTTTCAAATATTTGGAATTGCTGTCACACTGATACTCGAAGTGTCGCGTGTAAGCCCTACCCACCATGCTTCGACGGAGCTCAGCATGACAGGCCAACTTACCTAATAACTCAATAACCAATAACTAAACCTAAATAATTTCTACCTTTATTATTCCAATTTAATATTTACTTTATGGCTTATAATTTATTGAAAGGTAAAAAAGGGATCATTTTTGGTGCCCTTAACGAGCAGTCGATTGCGTGGAAGGTGGCACAACGTTCTGTCGAAGAAGGTGCCGAGATTGTATTAACCAACGCCCCCATTGCCCTGCGCATGGGCGAACTTAACAAACTGGCCGAGCAATGTAATGCCCCGGTTATTGCTGCCGATGTTACCAGTAATGATGATGTACAAAACCTGTTCAGCAAAACAATGGAGCACTTTAACGGCGGCATCGATTTTATTTTGCATGCCCCAGCCATGAGTGTTAACGTACGTAAAGGCATTCCCTATCCCGAAAACAATTATGAATTTACCCACAAAGGTTTAGATATATCTGCACTGAGTTTACACCGTGTGCTGCAATACGCCATGAAAAACAAAGCTATTAACGAATGGGGCTCTGTTGTTGCGCTTACTTACATTGCCGCCCAACGCGTGTTCCCTGATTATAATGATATGGCCGATAACAAAGCCATGCTGGAAAGTATTGCCCGTAATTTTGGGTACTACTATGCTGTTGAGAACAAGGTACGCGTAAATACAGTTTCGCAATCGCCTACCCGCACAACGGCCGGCACGGGTGTAAAAGGCTTTGATGGCTTTATTAATTATGCCGAGAAAATGAGTCCGCTGGGTAATGCTTCAGCAGATCAGTGTGCCGATTATGTGATCTCGCTATTCTCTGATCTTACCCGTATGGTTACCATGCAGAATTTGTTTCATGATGGTGGTTTCTCCTTTACCGGTGTTACTAAGGATGTGATTGAGCAAATGGAGAAGTAATAGAATTAAAGAGCCAAGACTCAATACGGAGTATCTGCAAGTTTTGAGTCTTGTGCTTTTATCAATGTTAGTCCCGCTCAATCGCCGCGGGTTGGCTGTTACTTTGGGGCGCCAAAGTAACCAAAGCGCCTGTTGGCAAAAGGCTTCTTTACGCACGGGCCATGCCGCACAGCGTCCAGAACACACATCCCGATAGCTATCGGGACGGGATCTTTGGCCCACTTGCGTTCACAGGCCCACCCTTCTGCAAAATCTCCAATGCCTCTTCCCTCACGAAGGCCATCATTGTTCTGTCCTCTTTTGGCCGAAGCTGTTTGCAACAGGAAAGAGAAATAAGAATCGAGAGCCACGAAACAAGATAAAAAATCAAAAAAGTAAACATTAGGACAATCAAAAGAGCGGTGGCCTGAAAGAAAAGCGGGCCATGCGTTGGCCTTGAGCGGGGAAGCATTTTTCTTTCTTGATCTTTTGCCTACTTTTGGATCAAGCCAAAAGTAGGTAGCCCCTGCGGCAATGAGCAGACTGCCATTAATAGTTACAGAACCCATTCATAATAGTTTCTGCCCCATTTAAGTCAGTACTCTGTAGGTCGGGGATTGCTTCATACCTCGCAATGACGATCAGGGAGGTGAGCCATTCTATCATTACCGTTACAATAAATTCATCAAAACTCATAACCTCTTCATACTAACTATCTAATATTGCAGTTATTTTGCAGTATGTTTAAGTATACCCTGTTCCTGCTTATCATTTTTCCGTTTACTGTGTTTGCACAGGTATCAATTACCGGTAAGGTAACCGATATTACTACTCATAAAGGTATCGGATATGCAACGGTGCTTTTAAGTAATTCGAGTGTGGGTAACCGCACCGATACAACCGGCACTTTCGTATTGCGTAATGTTAAGCCAGGGCAATATGATCTGGTTGCCTCTATTGTGGGTTACGAAACCTACCAGGTTACCATTATGGTGAGCAATGCCAATATTACTATACCTAATATAGAATTACTACCCAAAAGCATTAACCTGCAGGAGGTTGTAATTAAGCCGGATGCAGAATGGTTCCGCAATTACGAAATTTTTAAGACTGAGCTTTTAGGCGAAGGCCCCGAGGCTAAACTTTGCAAAATTTTGAACCCGGATGTGGTAAAACTCCATTTCGACGAAAATAAAAACCAGTTGATTGGCTCCAGTACAGATTTTATTGAGATTGAAAACCGGGCGCTTGGCTATCGGGTAAAATATTTACTGAATACCTTTAACAAAGACTACGGCAAAAGCATGATCTTTTATGAAGGTTCGGTATTATTTGAAGACCTGCCGGTAAGTTCGCCCGAGCAGGCCGAGCATTATAAGAAGATGCGCGAGAAAGCATACTACGGATCGATGCAGCATTTTCTGAAAGCCGCCTTGCATAATACCAGCGAAGATGATGGCTTTAAGGTACTGCAAATGGTGAAGATCCCGAATCCGAAACGCCCGAGCGACGAGGAGATTAAATCTAAGATGGCTTATTTTAACACTATTGGTAATTTCAGCCGTTCGTCAGAAGATTCATTATATAATTGGGAGCGTTTAAAACGTTTGCCTAAAACTATTTTTTCGGTAGTTAAAGATCCGCCTGTATACCCGTCTATGCTGGTTAAGCGCACCAATCAACCTGGGGTGTATGTGATGACTTATACTGATTACCTATATGTGATGTATACCAAAACGCTCGACAATAGTTCAAACCAATTGGTATACCGCCCTACTAATACGCCAAATTATTCTACCAGTATCATGACTTTCTCTGAGCCTCATGTATTTTTTGATGATAACGGGCATATCATGAATCCATTATCTGTTATTACCGAAGGTGCCTGGGGTAAAAACCGGGTATCGGGTATGCTGCCTATTGATTACGAGCCTTCGGGGCCGCCGGCGCAATAATAGAGAAGCAAAAGCTGAGAGACAGTAAACAAGATAAAACTTTCGCGCAAAATTTTTCTTAAACATACCGCCAATTAACTAAATATTTAGTTAATTGGCGGTATGTTTAGATTTACTTTTGTTCTGCTGCTTTTACTACCAGCCTGCTTAATGGCACAGGTTAATGTTACAGGTACAGTAAACGACCTCACAACGCATAAGCCTATCGAAAATGCAAGTGTTATTTTAAGTAACTCCACTATAGGTAACAGAACCGCAGCTGATGGCTCATTCACTTTAAAGGCTGTTAAAGCCGGGCAGTATGACATGGTTGTTTCTATTGTTGGTTACGAAACCTTTCATCTGAACCTTACTGTGAGCAACAGCAACATTACCATTCCGCTTGTAGAGTTGCTGCCTAAAAGCATTACCCTTAACGAGGTGGTTGTTAAGCCCGATGCCAACTGGGCACGTAATTACGATATTTTTAAAGCCGAACTTTTAGGTGATGGCCCCGAAGGGAAACAATGTAAAATATTAAACCCCGATGTAGTTCAACTAAACTATGATAATACCGAACGAAAGCTCACAGCATCCAGTTACGATTTTATGGAGATCGAGAACCCGGCTTTAGGTTATCACATCAAATATCAACTCACCAATTTTATTAAAGACTATGCCAATAATATGCTCTATTACGAGGGCTTTATGTTATTTGAAGATATTAAGACCAACTCCTCAGGGCAAAAAAAGAAGTGGAAAAAGGCACGTGAGAAAGCATATTATGGTTCCCTTCAGCATTTTTTAAGGGCAACTCTACGCAACCAAACCACAGAGGAAGGTTTTAGGGTTCTGCAATTGATCAGGAAGCCTAATCCAGAGCGCCCACCTGAAGACTTGATCAAATCTAAGATCAATTACTTCCGTAAATTGATATTTACCAACAATCGCATGGCAAATGATTCGATTAGTAAATGGGCAAAGTTTAATCAGATGCCAAAAACCGTTTCTTACTTAGTACAAAACCCACCGGTAAACCCAGGCAACCTTATTGCCAAAACAGAACAGCCGGGAATTTACACGCTTAGCTATCCCGACTATCTATACGTAATGTATACCAAAGCACATGATGACAGCTCGAACAACCTCAGTTTTCATCCCTTAAATATTCCTAATTACGCCATAACCATTGTAAGCTTTAGCGAAACTAAAACTTTGTTTGATGAGAATGGTTCGGTCATTAACCCATCATCATTGATGTTTGAAGGTAATTGGGGTAAAAGCCGCGTAGCCGGAATGTTGCCTGTTGATTATGAACCGGAGCCGGTGGAGAAAAGAAAATAGAGGAAGGAAAAAGGACGTAGGAGATCAAAAATTTGAGAAAAGAGCGTTTGTCATGCTGAGCCCCGTCGAAGCATAAGCGTTGGCCTATACATCATACCTTAAGGACACATTTTTCTTAATTTCTCTTTTTAGACAATTGAGGTAATAACACCCACTTATCATTAATTATAGCTTCCTTCTTTGCCCTGCTCCATCCTTTAACCTGTTTTTCAAAAGCGATGGCTTGATTCACATCCGGAAAATTTTTATTGAAAACTAATTTTATTGGTCGTCTCTTATATGTATAGCATTGCAGATTCACTCCTGTATCGTGTTCATATATTCTTCTTTCTAAATTATTGGTTATACCTGTATAGTAAGACATATCCGAACAAAGAAGAATATAGACAAAGTATTGGTTCATTATTCTAATATAAAAAAACTGGATAATATTTAAAACAGGGTGCAGAAGCCCATCCCACCATACTTCGACGGGGTTCAGTATGACAGCCTTGAACCCGGATTGCAAAAGAGCGTTGTCATGTTAAGTTCCGTCGAAACATAAGCGTTGGCCCTCTACACCATACTTCGACGGGGCTCAGTATGACAGCCCCGAACCCGGATTTGCAAAAGAGCGTTGTCATGTTAAGTTCCGTCGAAACATAAGCGTTGGCCCTCTACACCATACTTCGACGGAGCTCAGTATGACAGCCCCGAACCCGGATTTGCAAAAGAGCGTTGTCATGTTGCGCTCCGTCGAAACATAAGCGTTAGCCCTTTGCACCATACTTCGACGGAGCTCAGTATGACAGCCCCGAACGCGGATTTGCAAAAGAGCGTTGTCATGTTGAGCTCCGTCGAAACATAAGCGTTGGCCCTTTGCACCATACTTCGACGGGACTCAGTATGACACCCAACCACCATATTTGAAAACAAAACATTCATGAAAGGGGAATTCACCAACGGGCATGAAAGTGTTAAATTGTAGGTACCAAACTTCAATTAACATGTCAACCCAGGTAGAATTCCCTTTATTATTTGATCGTTGCGCAGGAATAGATGTGCACAAGGAAAGCGTCGTAGTAACAGTTAAAGTTAATAAATCTTCGGATGAAACGCGCACATTCGGTACATTCACGGAAGACCTTATCGACCTTAAAGACTGGTTGTTAATGCTTAAGGTGGGTCATATTGCGATGGAAAGCACCGGTGTTTACTGGAAGCCTGTGTTTAATATTCTGGAAGAAGATTTTGAGATCATGCTGGTTAATGCCCGCCATATCAAATATGTTCCGGGTCACAAAACCGATTGCAAGGACAGCGCATGGATCGGCAAATTGTTAATGAGCGGTTTGTTGAAAGGAAGTTTCATTCCGCCGCAGCAGATCAGGGAAATGCGTGAACTTTATCGATATAAGAAGAAACTGATCAGTCAACGGGTGGCCGAGCGAAACCGTTTGCAGAAGGTGTTGGAAGATGCCAATCTTAAACTGGGAAACGTAGTTAGTGATGTTTTCGGAAAGACCGGCTGGGCGGTTATCTGTGCACTGATTGATGGGCAGACAGATGCTGTTTCGCTATCATCACTTGCAAAAGGAAGTTTACGGAAGAAGATACCTCAACTTATCTGTGCCTTAAACGGCAGAATAACAGAGCACCATCGCTTTATGCTACAGACCAGCAGACTGGCACTGGAAAATATCCAACAACAGATTGATCGCATAGATCGCAGGCTGAACGAATACCTCAGCCATCATACCACCGAGGTGGAATTGTTGGAAACCATTCCGGGTATCAGTCACGAAACAGTTAAAGGTATTGTAGCAGAGATTGGTTTCGATATGAGCGTTTTTCCTACTGCTAATCACTTAGCCTCATGGGCTGGTGTATGCCCTGGTAATAATGAAAGCGCAGGCAAGAAGATGAGCAGCCGGGTCACGCAGGGTAACAGATCGCTCAAAACAGCGCTCGTTGAGGCAGCATGGTCTGCTGTAAAAATGAAAAAGGGATGGCTCCGAAATAAATATTACGCGCTGTCTGTCAGGCGGGGTAAGAAACGGGCTTTAATGGCCGTCGCGCACAAAATACTGTTAGCTGTGTATCATGTTCTTTCAACCCATTCACCCTTCAAAGAACCTGTACTTA
Coding sequences within:
- a CDS encoding M56 family metallopeptidase; protein product: METLLHNLSEVFAVSIIHSLWQCFIIYLLLRIFLADIVRLSSAVKYNITVTALFAATGWFIYTLFDEASHYSWQLTNQAITGAPQHLPLITTLKQITHADERYELTIEHYLPYITTIYIAGLLFHSLRLLSAWVQMQQIKQGAVPDSQLQKRLNELSALLNNKRAVIVSYADRIDVPCVTGYLKPLILLPLSLSTYLSANEVEAILLHELAHVKRNDYLINLLQQVMSVILFFNPFVLLMNRIVNQERENSCDDVVVALTGQPLVYAQALLKIEQNNVRYLPLALAATGKKYHLLNRIERIMKTKKPMANIRHVVLAFTILMGSITSIAWFNPAIGNGKLSVKTTKFSGIINSLNILTDSTKKAAKAAPKASVAKKSNLPPPPKSAKVYHKDGNTYYYSPGMEDPKLEAMGKQMEAYGKQIEAYYNSADYKKLTEQMEQSGKDIEDYYNNPGLKQLEINQEKLGRDFEAAYGDNSEADKLGKQMEAIGKKMETYYNSAEFKEMDARLRKKYNIPQDQNYFNDSKDDNYRKYQAELKKNIPAEVTAYSDQMRTLGQQMRDHFNAPERKAAQEKMRLMGDSMRLAFNNPQIKLQQEQMRKMGEQMRAYNSNPEIKKLQQQMKVLGEQMRAYTNSPDFKKRMEEWKKNMKAMNWNYDFKFDMDNQINVDVPPIPPVPAIDVLPSIKIAPAPAPVTVVVPPVPAVPAKPF
- the recN gene encoding DNA repair protein RecN translates to MLKQLSINNYALIDNLQIGFDKGLNILTGETGAGKSIILGALSLILGQRAESRYFFNQQKKCVIEGQFAIGGFLHLKSFFEENDLDYDDETILRREISADGKSRAFINDSPVNLTLLKQVGEKLIDIHSQHATAEINDPIFQLLVVDSVAKHEALLGDYQTKYRQYKKANTQLQQLIAESDKAKADLDYYQFQFDELEKANLDADEQEPLEQELYTLNNAEEIKRNLLGANYLMQDGESAALLQLKEAAQQLGALEKFNSAIGELKERLNSVIIELKDISAETDLLEQHTQTNEARAEEVNTRLSMIYNLQKKHRVNTNAELLQLQNELSEKIQQALFSDDAIDKLQKEITEQKQELEELATQLSTHRVTAIPDIEKQVMQTLAEMGMGNAVLSIEHKTLTELSNTGTDQIRFMFTANKGHALSEMSKVASGGELSRLMLSIKSLIARYTALPTIIFDEIDTGVSGEVANKVGQIMEQLAQNLQVITITHLPQIASKGSSHYFVYKDDEADVTKTRIKQLTEQERITEIAKMLSGDKPGESALQNARELLNI
- a CDS encoding energy transducer TonB produces the protein MKTILVFVLLLFILSACHAQFIPPYKPKYKIVKQDTINIRGIVLDILNNPVTELQIRSKNKHYFYEGLNPYTYTDKQGRFELRGALINDTLDCFRLKKMSVINNGSRYLEIHLPLLTTDTSRKPSAEVTAKRVKKRTIPTFNVITNSDISDYYGVAGDMIVNSDQLVDYPKYLDSIKLLVHYPEKAIKNNIEGTVIIGFDILKDEQFDNFKIIRGIGYDCDEAVITAIKNGPKRHPGINNGRPVKSQSSVTINFKLTDK
- a CDS encoding energy transducer TonB — its product is MKYIILIFSLLIISHISKAQKVIKTIKKDTINITGYVLKYDGTSAARGIYITSRNKDLTYDTYNQVAMTDEDGCFTLNGARLNDTLALQSATYNLKMPNRGARYMVITLPPEPKVTIADTIKVTAVRKYKPKTPSFKIIEYQFDCILPFANQQPEFPGGVKNFVKFINSKITYPQKAIDKNIEGNVEIGFTIERDGSLIDLKVLRGIGYGCDEEVLNAVKTSPRWKPGFSNGRPLRMQSSVNVEFILTDK
- a CDS encoding enoyl-ACP reductase FabI yields the protein MAYNLLKGKKGIIFGALNEQSIAWKVAQRSVEEGAEIVLTNAPIALRMGELNKLAEQCNAPVIAADVTSNDDVQNLFSKTMEHFNGGIDFILHAPAMSVNVRKGIPYPENNYEFTHKGLDISALSLHRVLQYAMKNKAINEWGSVVALTYIAAQRVFPDYNDMADNKAMLESIARNFGYYYAVENKVRVNTVSQSPTRTTAGTGVKGFDGFINYAEKMSPLGNASADQCADYVISLFSDLTRMVTMQNLFHDGGFSFTGVTKDVIEQMEK
- a CDS encoding carboxypeptidase-like regulatory domain-containing protein, with the translated sequence MFKYTLFLLIIFPFTVFAQVSITGKVTDITTHKGIGYATVLLSNSSVGNRTDTTGTFVLRNVKPGQYDLVASIVGYETYQVTIMVSNANITIPNIELLPKSINLQEVVIKPDAEWFRNYEIFKTELLGEGPEAKLCKILNPDVVKLHFDENKNQLIGSSTDFIEIENRALGYRVKYLLNTFNKDYGKSMIFYEGSVLFEDLPVSSPEQAEHYKKMREKAYYGSMQHFLKAALHNTSEDDGFKVLQMVKIPNPKRPSDEEIKSKMAYFNTIGNFSRSSEDSLYNWERLKRLPKTIFSVVKDPPVYPSMLVKRTNQPGVYVMTYTDYLYVMYTKTLDNSSNQLVYRPTNTPNYSTSIMTFSEPHVFFDDNGHIMNPLSVITEGAWGKNRVSGMLPIDYEPSGPPAQ
- a CDS encoding carboxypeptidase-like regulatory domain-containing protein — protein: MAQVNVTGTVNDLTTHKPIENASVILSNSTIGNRTAADGSFTLKAVKAGQYDMVVSIVGYETFHLNLTVSNSNITIPLVELLPKSITLNEVVVKPDANWARNYDIFKAELLGDGPEGKQCKILNPDVVQLNYDNTERKLTASSYDFMEIENPALGYHIKYQLTNFIKDYANNMLYYEGFMLFEDIKTNSSGQKKKWKKAREKAYYGSLQHFLRATLRNQTTEEGFRVLQLIRKPNPERPPEDLIKSKINYFRKLIFTNNRMANDSISKWAKFNQMPKTVSYLVQNPPVNPGNLIAKTEQPGIYTLSYPDYLYVMYTKAHDDSSNNLSFHPLNIPNYAITIVSFSETKTLFDENGSVINPSSLMFEGNWGKSRVAGMLPVDYEPEPVEKRK
- a CDS encoding GIY-YIG nuclease family protein, with protein sequence MNQYFVYILLCSDMSYYTGITNNLERRIYEHDTGVNLQCYTYKRRPIKLVFNKNFPDVNQAIAFEKQVKGWSRAKKEAIINDKWVLLPQLSKKRN
- a CDS encoding IS110 family transposase, with protein sequence MSTQVEFPLLFDRCAGIDVHKESVVVTVKVNKSSDETRTFGTFTEDLIDLKDWLLMLKVGHIAMESTGVYWKPVFNILEEDFEIMLVNARHIKYVPGHKTDCKDSAWIGKLLMSGLLKGSFIPPQQIREMRELYRYKKKLISQRVAERNRLQKVLEDANLKLGNVVSDVFGKTGWAVICALIDGQTDAVSLSSLAKGSLRKKIPQLICALNGRITEHHRFMLQTSRLALENIQQQIDRIDRRLNEYLSHHTTEVELLETIPGISHETVKGIVAEIGFDMSVFPTANHLASWAGVCPGNNESAGKKMSSRVTQGNRSLKTALVEAAWSAVKMKKGWLRNKYYALSVRRGKKRALMAVAHKILLAVYHVLSTHSPFKEPVLRITS